A genomic window from Vitis riparia cultivar Riparia Gloire de Montpellier isolate 1030 chromosome 18, EGFV_Vit.rip_1.0, whole genome shotgun sequence includes:
- the LOC117905561 gene encoding receptor-like protein 6 yields the protein MEKNTGSSTLYYLFMFMRFLVLLSGFHLMVTDSSPSVVQQPLCHGSDSFALLEFKQSFLIEKFASGDPSAYPKVEMWQPEREGTDCCSWDGVECDTNNGHVIGLDLSSSCLYGSINSSSSLFRLVHLLRLDLSDNDFNYSKIPHGVGQLSRLTSLNLSSSRFSGQISSQILELSKLVFLDLSSNPLHLHKPNLRNLVVNLTQLKKLHLNEVNISSRVPDVFANLSSLTSLLLENCGLHGEFPTGIFHLSSLQFLSVRNNPDLTGLFPEFHHTSSLKLLALAGTSFSGRLPTSIGNLDSLVELNISSCNFTSGLIPSSLGRLIQLTSLDLSRNSFSGQIPSLSNLKELDTLDLSYNQFIGEIPSWLMNLTRLRRLYLAGNRLEGPIPSSLFGLVNLQCLYLESNYLNGTVDLNILSEMKNLIELQLSNNSLSLLSSININATTLPKFKVLGLNSCNVTVFPDFLQNQDELEVLLLRQNKIHGPIPKWLWNTSKETLAYIDLSHNFLTGFDQNHPVVLPWSRLRILDLSYNMLQGFLPIPPQSTFVYVVSENELSGEIPPSFCNMSLFMQSQRTN from the coding sequence ATGGAGAAGAATACGGGGTCATCAACTCTGTATTATCTCTTCATGTTTATGCGCTTTCTCGTTTTACTTTCGGGTTTTCATCTAATGGTGACTGATTCTTCCCCTTCTGTAGTGCAGCAGCCACTGTGCCATGGTAGTGATAGCTTCGCATTGCTTGAGTTCAAGCAAAGCTTTTTGATTGAAAAGTTTGCTTCTGGTGATCCTTCTGCTTATCCAAAGGTTGAAATGTGGCAGCCGGAAAGAGAAGGAACTGACTGCTGCTCATGGGATGGCGTCGAGTGTGACACCAACAATGGCCATGTGATCGGCCTTGACCTCTCTAGCAGTTGTCTCTATGGTTCTATCAACTCTAGCAGCAGCCTCTTCCGTCTTGTTCATCTTCTGAGGCTTGACCTCTCTGATAATGATTTCAATTACTCCAAGATCCCACATGGGGTTGGTCAGCTTTCAAGGCTGACAAGTCTCAACCTGTCCTCTTCCAGATTTTCTGGCCAAATCTCATCACAGATCCTGGAGCTGTCCAAATTGGTTTTCCTTGATCTCTCATCAAACCCTTTGCACCTCCACAAACCCAACTTGAGAAATCTGGTTGTGAACTTAACCCAGCTCAAGAAACTTCATCTCAACGAGGTGAACATTTCTTCTAGAGTACCTGATGTCTTCGCAAATTTATCTTCTCTGACATCTCTCTTGCTTGAAAATTGTGGATTGCATGGTGAATTCCCAACAGGTATTTTCCATCTATCAAGCCTACAATTTCTCAGTGTGAGAAATAATCCAGATTTGACTGGTCTTTTTCCTGAGTTCCATCACACCAGTTCTCTTAAGTTATTGGCTCTTGCTGGTACATCTTTCTCTGGTCGGCTACCAACTTCAATCGGAAACCTTGACTCCTTGGTTGAATTGAATATCAGTTCATGCAACTTCACATCTGGGTTGATTCCATCTTCCCTTGGTCGTCTTATCCAGCTAACCAGTCTAGACCTTTCAAGGAACTCTTTCAGTGGCCAGATCCCTTCTCTTTCAAACCTAAAAGAACTAGATACTTTAGACCTTTCCTACAACCAATTTATTGGTGAAATCCCATCTTGGCTAATGAATCTGACCAGATTAAGGCGTTTGTATCTTGCAGGAAACAGATTGGAGGGTCCAATCCCAAGTTCGTTATTTGGATTAGTGAATCTTCAATGTCTTTATCTAGAGTCAAATTACTTGAATGGGACAGTGGACCTCAATATCTTATCTGAGATGAAAAATCTCATTGAACTCCAGTTATCAAATAACAGTTTATCGTTGCTCAGTAGCATCAACATCAACGCTACTACTCTTCCTAAGTTCAAAGTTTTAGGATTGAATTCATGCAACGTAACTGTGTTCCCTGATTTCCTGCAGAACCAAGATGAGCTGGAGGTGCTCCTCCTCCGCCAAAACAAAATCCATGGTCCAATTCCAAAATGGTTGTGGAACACAAGCAAAGAAACTCTAGCATATATAGACCTTTCTCACAACTTTCTCACAGGCTTTGATCAGAACCACCCCGTTGTTCTTCCATGGTCTAGGCTACGCATTTTAGACCTCAGCTATAACATGCTTCAAGGATTCCTCCCAATTCCACCACAGTCTACCTTTGTTTATGTAGTCTCAGAGAACGAACTGAGCGGAGAAATCCCACCATCTTTTTGCAACATGAGTTTGTTTATGCAGTCTCAGAGAACGAACTGA